One genomic region from Buteo buteo chromosome 12, bButBut1.hap1.1, whole genome shotgun sequence encodes:
- the TTLL2 gene encoding putative tubulin polyglutamylase TTLL2 encodes MMADDYDTRGLLRPLVFRLHENVPAIVREVLLERGWTEFDKKEQDDTDWNLYWRNSPFRMTDHHSIKPWQRLNHYPEAVRITRKDYLARHLKRMKGAYGSGLYEFSPVAFIMPNDYVKFIAEYSKESQSVGRRPSYWICKPVDLSCGRGILIFQDIKDLVYDCTVIVQKYISNPLLISGYKLDLRLYVCVTSFCPLTIYTYEEGLVRFATEKFDLGSLDNVYAHLTNTSINKYGASYKKYKEGIGCGCKWTFSKFRSYLRISGVDDMVLWQKINNIVILTLLAVTPLPVASNCFELFGFDILIDDKFKPWLLEVNYNPALCLDCSIDDTVKRKLLHDIVELLNYKQTDTFRQNQVAGIKAGRRRVPWSMAGESATEETPGVLTCQKVAKCTSASFVQPALQAARGSIRKVAALTKKTARAHPRKTLTSQLRERMNMPKIPSQAKAEAKNKQFQGARYSSHKSAQLSHWLPTPDFCNYKSTTRPYFLSDKDQRPIPRVGDFVLIFPFNEAALQACRGGTDTKSIIKEINKLVSKRLPSKQQNTKKRVGYLTSV; translated from the coding sequence ATGATGGCAGATGACTATGATACAAGAGGTCTCTTAAGGCCATTGGTGTTCCGTCTCCATGAGAATGTCCCCGCAATAGTCCGTGAAGTTTTACTGGAACGTGGCTGGACTGAATTTGACAAAAAGGAGCAAGACGACACAGACTGGAACCTCTACTGGCGGAACTCACCTTTCCGCATGACAGACCACCACAGCATTAAACCATGGCAGAGACTTAACCACTACCCAGAAGCTGTTCGGATCACCAGAAAAGACTACTTGGCAAGGCATCTGAAACGTATGAAAGGAGCATATGGATCGGGTCTGTATGAATTTAGTCCAGTGGCATTCATCATGCCCAATGACTATGTCAAATTTATAGCAGAATACAGCAAGGAGAGCCAGTCAGTAGGCAGAAGACCTAGCTACTGGATTTGCAAGCCTGTGGATCTCTCCTGTGGAAGGGGCATACTCATTTTCCAAGACATTAAAGACTTAGTATATGACTGTACGGTCATTGTGCAGAAGTACATTAGCAACCCCTTGCTCATTTCAGGGTATAAACTGGATCTGCGCCTTTACGTGTGTGTCACCAGTTTTTGCCCCCTCACTATTTACACTTACGAAGAAGGGCTGGTGAGGTTTGCCACTGAAAAGTTTGACCTTGGTTCTCTGGACAATGTCTATGCACACCTAACAAACACCAGCATCAACAAATACGGAGCttcatataaaaaatataaagaagggATTGGCTGTGGCTGCAAATGGACATTCAGCAAATTTCGTTCTTACCTTCGAATATCTGGGGTTGATGACATGGTCCTCTGGCAGAAGATCAATAACATAGTGATTCTCACCCTGCTTGCAGTAACCCCCTTACCAGTGGCTTCCAATTGCTTTGAGCTCTTTGGCTTTGACATCCTGATTGATGACAAATTCAAGCCGTGGCTTTTAGAAGTCAACTACAATCCAGCCTTATGTTTAGACTGTTCCATCGATGacactgtgaaaagaaaacttcttcACGATATTGTTGAACTGCTGAACTACAAGCAGACTGACACTTTCAGGCAAAACCAAGTGGCCGGGATAAAGGCTGGCAGAAGGCGGGTGCCCTGGAGTATGGCTGGTGAGAGTGCCACCGAGGAGACTCCTGGTGTACTCACTTGCCAAAAAGTGGCTAAATGtacttctgcttcttttgtaCAACCTGCCCTGCAGGCTGCAAGAGGATCGATTCGTAAGGTGGCTGCCCTGACCAAGAAAACTGCCAGAGCACATCCAAGAAAAACACTGACTTCCCAGCTGCGGGAAAGGATGAATATGCCAAAAATACCTTCCCAAGCAAAAGCTgaagctaaaaataaacaattccAAGGAGCTAGGTATTCTTCACACAAGTCTGCCCAACTCAGCCACTGGTTACCTACACCTGACTTCTGCAACTACAAGTCAACCACACGCCCCTATTTCCTCTCTGATAAAGACCAGAGGCCTATCCCCCGCGTAGGAGATTTCgtccttatttttcctttcaatgaAGCTGCACTTCAAGCTTGCAGGGGTGGGACAGATACAAAGAGCATcataaaggaaataaacaaaTTAGTGAGCAAACGGTTACCGTCAAAACAGcagaacacaaagaaaaggGTAGGCTATTTAACTTCTGTGTAA